A window of Cohnella herbarum contains these coding sequences:
- a CDS encoding GNAT family N-acetyltransferase codes for MEIRQLRSEEFEDRTALSQFAFQYHLTPEEKESKRLNYRPEQDWGAFDERGELLSAMLIIPLEAWVQGRKLAMGGVAGVATWPEARRRGCVSKLLVHGFDTMRKNGQTISMLHPFAFPFYRKYGYEMTVERKKYSIETKQLPARQETPGQVKRMMKPDIEILNAVYSSYASRYSGNLVRTQDWWENRILKKSGAFAVYSNENGQPEGYVFYQIADGKMTIHEWVSTNEASRTALWTFVANHDSMIDEVTLIAPIDDPLPFLLSDPRIKQEVIPYFMSRIVDAEAFVREYAWDESAGGEREEEVAINLSDAHAPWNNGIFRLVWSAGGSARLERLEGQSYEQAASSGEAVSCDIQALTAMLLGNRKPSFLREVGRISGPVAKVKLLERHISERTTHLMDFF; via the coding sequence ATGGAAATCAGACAGTTAAGATCGGAAGAATTCGAGGATAGGACGGCGTTATCGCAATTCGCGTTTCAATATCATTTAACGCCGGAAGAGAAGGAGTCCAAGCGACTTAACTATCGTCCGGAGCAGGACTGGGGCGCATTCGACGAACGGGGAGAGCTGCTGTCCGCAATGCTGATCATTCCTTTGGAAGCATGGGTTCAAGGACGGAAGCTGGCCATGGGCGGGGTAGCGGGCGTTGCGACCTGGCCGGAAGCGAGAAGGCGGGGATGCGTAAGCAAGCTTCTCGTGCACGGATTCGATACGATGAGAAAGAACGGCCAAACGATCAGTATGCTGCACCCTTTCGCTTTTCCTTTTTACCGCAAATATGGATACGAAATGACCGTCGAACGGAAGAAATATTCGATCGAAACGAAACAACTGCCAGCGCGCCAAGAAACGCCGGGACAAGTGAAGCGGATGATGAAACCGGACATCGAGATTCTGAACGCCGTCTACTCATCGTACGCCTCGCGTTATAGCGGAAACCTGGTTCGGACGCAGGATTGGTGGGAGAATCGGATTTTGAAGAAATCGGGCGCTTTTGCCGTCTATTCCAACGAGAACGGTCAACCGGAAGGGTATGTTTTCTACCAGATCGCGGACGGTAAAATGACGATTCACGAGTGGGTAAGCACGAATGAAGCTTCGCGCACGGCGTTGTGGACTTTTGTCGCCAATCACGATTCAATGATCGACGAGGTCACGTTAATCGCGCCGATCGATGATCCGCTGCCGTTCCTATTATCCGACCCCCGGATCAAGCAGGAGGTGATTCCGTATTTCATGTCGCGGATCGTGGATGCGGAAGCTTTTGTACGGGAATATGCTTGGGATGAGAGTGCCGGAGGCGAACGGGAGGAAGAGGTCGCGATAAACTTATCGGATGCTCATGCGCCGTGGAACAATGGTATTTTCCGCTTGGTTTGGAGCGCTGGAGGTTCGGCAAGGTTGGAGAGGCTTGAAGGCCAATCGTACGAGCAAGCAGCATCAAGCGGGGAAGCGGTGTCTTGCGATATTCAAGCGTTGACGGCGATGCTGCTGGGCAATCGGAAGCCGTCGTTCTTGCGGGAAGTCGGGCGAATAAGCGGACCTGTGGCTAAAGTGAAGTTGCTGGAACGACATATTTCCGAACGGACGACGCATCTGATGGATTTCTTCTAA
- the secG gene encoding preprotein translocase subunit SecG: MDVVLKIILVIFSLGLIAVVLLQRGKSAGLSGAISGGAEQLFGKQKARGIDLFLQRLTIGLAVGFFILSLVVAYFVKN, encoded by the coding sequence ATGGACGTCGTTCTTAAAATAATTTTGGTTATTTTCTCGTTAGGACTTATTGCAGTCGTTCTGCTGCAACGCGGTAAGAGCGCAGGCTTGTCGGGCGCAATCTCCGGCGGAGCAGAGCAGCTGTTCGGCAAACAGAAGGCCCGCGGTATCGATTTGTTCTTGCAACGCTTGACGATCGGATTGGCGGTCGGTTTCTTCATCCTTTCTTTGGTGGTTGCTTATTTCGTGAAAAACTAA
- a CDS encoding DHA2 family efflux MFS transporter permease subunit, protein MEATIHQPAQDGAGKPFKVVPIMIALLISGFIGLFSETALNVALTDLMELLSITPATAQWLTTGYLLTLGILVPVSGFLLQWFTTKQLFVASLAFSILGTLTAALAPSFEVLLIARVIQAIGTAIMLPLMFNTILVIFPAEKRGAAMGIIGLVIMFAPAIGPTMAGLLIEKLSWHWIFWLSLPFLAISLLCGILFMQNVSKITKPKIDLLSIVLSTLGFGGIVFGFSSAGEGEGGWSSAKVIVSLAIGIVALILFSVRQLRMKNPMINLRAFKFPMFVIGVATVFICMMIILSSMLVLPIYLQSGFGMTAFSAGLLMLPGGIVNGILSPIMGRLFDKYGPKWLVLPGFLIAASALWFFSDVTPASTSALIIVLHSCLMIGISMIMMPAQTNGLNELPREFYPDGTAIMNTLQQVAGAIGTALAVSIMSAGTSSYMKTANNPNPIDALTSGVQNAFLFGMIVALAGLALSLFIKRVIVKGHKH, encoded by the coding sequence ATGGAGGCAACCATACATCAGCCTGCGCAAGACGGAGCAGGCAAACCTTTCAAAGTCGTACCCATTATGATCGCTTTGCTCATTAGCGGCTTCATCGGCCTGTTCAGCGAAACGGCGCTTAACGTAGCGCTAACCGATCTCATGGAATTACTGAGCATTACCCCTGCTACCGCGCAGTGGTTGACCACGGGTTATTTGCTGACGCTCGGCATTCTCGTTCCCGTGTCGGGTTTTCTTCTGCAGTGGTTCACGACTAAGCAATTATTCGTTGCGTCGCTAGCTTTCTCTATTCTCGGCACCCTCACGGCCGCGCTCGCTCCGAGCTTCGAGGTTCTTCTGATCGCGCGGGTCATTCAAGCGATCGGAACGGCGATTATGCTGCCGCTTATGTTCAATACGATACTCGTCATCTTCCCGGCGGAGAAACGCGGCGCCGCCATGGGGATTATCGGCCTCGTCATTATGTTCGCTCCGGCTATCGGACCTACGATGGCCGGACTTCTCATCGAGAAGCTTAGCTGGCACTGGATCTTCTGGTTGTCGCTTCCGTTTCTCGCGATCTCCTTGCTGTGCGGCATCCTCTTCATGCAGAACGTCTCTAAAATCACGAAGCCGAAGATCGATCTCTTATCGATCGTGCTTTCCACGCTCGGCTTCGGCGGAATCGTGTTCGGCTTCAGCAGCGCCGGAGAAGGAGAAGGCGGCTGGTCCAGCGCCAAAGTTATCGTTTCCTTAGCGATCGGTATCGTCGCCCTGATTCTCTTCTCCGTGCGTCAGCTTAGGATGAAGAATCCGATGATCAACCTGAGGGCATTCAAGTTCCCTATGTTCGTCATTGGCGTCGCCACCGTTTTCATCTGTATGATGATCATTCTGTCCTCCATGCTCGTGCTGCCGATCTACTTGCAGTCCGGCTTCGGCATGACCGCCTTCTCGGCGGGTCTGCTTATGCTCCCGGGCGGTATCGTCAACGGGATCTTGTCCCCGATCATGGGCAGGCTCTTCGACAAATACGGTCCCAAATGGCTTGTCCTTCCGGGTTTCCTTATCGCGGCGTCCGCGCTCTGGTTCTTCTCGGACGTTACGCCGGCTTCGACTTCGGCGCTAATCATCGTTCTGCATTCTTGCCTCATGATCGGGATTTCCATGATTATGATGCCGGCGCAGACGAATGGATTGAACGAGCTTCCGCGCGAGTTCTATCCGGACGGCACGGCCATCATGAACACGTTGCAACAGGTCGCAGGAGCAATCGGTACGGCACTCGCCGTAAGCATCATGTCGGCCGGTACCTCGAGCTACATGAAGACGGCGAACAATCCGAATCCGATCGACGCCCTGACTTCCGGCGTGCAGAACGCGTTCCTGTTCGGCATGATCGTCGCCTTGGCAGGCCTCGCGCTATCGCTGTTCATTAAGCGCGTCATCGTTAAAGGCCATAAACATTAA
- a CDS encoding TetR/AcrR family transcriptional regulator: MREKTNSREVIVETAAGLFNKQGFHGTGLNQIIKESQCPKGSLYYYFPEGKVELALECIRHTKSLVAAKWNRLFAAHEHPAQAIQLFVEETAQEADQTNFECFLPLSFWTAVEASYINERLREAWQDVFLTWQSIVSEALQRIGIAESQADETAMTVISLLEGSLHLALTARDTRPILNASKHVRLYLDNVLAQQL; this comes from the coding sequence TTGCGGGAGAAAACGAATTCTCGCGAAGTGATCGTCGAGACGGCCGCGGGATTGTTCAACAAACAAGGATTTCACGGAACGGGACTAAACCAGATCATCAAGGAAAGCCAATGCCCGAAGGGCTCCTTGTATTACTATTTTCCGGAAGGCAAAGTGGAATTGGCTTTGGAGTGCATCCGCCATACGAAAAGCCTCGTCGCCGCAAAATGGAATCGCTTGTTCGCGGCCCACGAGCACCCTGCGCAAGCGATCCAACTGTTCGTAGAAGAGACGGCGCAAGAGGCGGATCAAACAAACTTCGAATGCTTCCTCCCGCTCAGCTTCTGGACGGCGGTAGAAGCTTCTTACATTAACGAGAGGCTTCGAGAGGCTTGGCAGGACGTGTTCTTAACGTGGCAATCGATCGTATCCGAGGCGCTGCAACGGATCGGCATCGCCGAATCCCAAGCGGACGAGACGGCCATGACGGTCATTTCCCTGCTCGAAGGTTCGCTCCACTTGGCGCTGACCGCGAGAGACACTCGGCCGATCCTGAACGCTTCGAAACATGTGCGGTTATATCTCGACAACGTGCTCGCCCAACAACTATAG